One genomic segment of Nocardia spumae includes these proteins:
- a CDS encoding methyltransferase domain-containing protein: MAPTHSSSADNSSPSGLRPDRFDRAGRDQLIDVNDLQAALPGVRDLRRWAHEALAVAPGESAVDIGSGTGSEVFTFADAAGPTGDAVGVEPDPNLLAASERRAAQLDSSARFVTGDAYGLPFGADTFDAALCERVFQHLTAPARAAGEIARVLKPGGRVVVMDSDWGTALVHPGDRRVVHEVIETLISNTTNPFSGRRLPGLLTQAGLVIDDIGSHALVQDSTVGAGALVARISAMAVARAAITEAQRQQLLEELEAGARSGDIHLSVTMFAVLAHKPR; encoded by the coding sequence ATGGCGCCCACACACAGCTCCTCGGCAGACAATTCCTCACCCTCGGGGTTGAGGCCGGACCGTTTCGATCGCGCGGGCCGCGACCAACTCATCGACGTCAACGATCTGCAGGCGGCACTGCCCGGGGTTCGCGACCTCCGCCGCTGGGCCCACGAGGCCCTCGCCGTCGCACCCGGAGAGAGTGCGGTCGATATCGGTTCCGGTACCGGTTCGGAGGTCTTCACCTTCGCCGACGCGGCCGGACCGACCGGCGACGCGGTCGGCGTCGAACCGGATCCGAATCTGCTGGCGGCCTCCGAACGCCGGGCCGCCCAGCTCGATTCGTCGGCCCGATTCGTCACCGGCGACGCCTACGGACTGCCGTTCGGCGCCGATACCTTCGATGCCGCGCTCTGCGAGCGCGTCTTCCAGCACCTGACCGCCCCGGCTCGGGCCGCCGGCGAAATCGCCCGGGTGCTGAAGCCCGGCGGCCGAGTGGTCGTGATGGACAGCGACTGGGGTACCGCCCTCGTCCACCCCGGAGACCGGCGCGTGGTGCACGAGGTGATCGAAACCCTGATCTCCAACACCACCAATCCGTTCTCGGGCCGGCGGCTGCCCGGTCTGCTCACCCAGGCCGGACTGGTCATCGACGATATCGGCTCACATGCGCTGGTCCAGGACTCGACCGTCGGCGCCGGTGCGCTGGTGGCACGGATCTCGGCGATGGCGGTGGCCCGCGCGGCGATCACCGAGGCGCAGCGACAGCAACTGCTCGAGGAGCTCGAGGCCGGAGCACGCAGCGGCGACATCCACCTGTCGGTGACGATGTTCGCGGTGCTCGCACACAAGCCGCGGTAA
- a CDS encoding aminotransferase class I/II-fold pyridoxal phosphate-dependent enzyme, translated as MPRQTQIGLMSHAELVSEHETQTANYAKLQTEKLTLDLTRGKPSPEQLDLSTGLLALPGADDYRDGKGTDCRNYGGLHGLPELRAIFGELLGIPVENLLAGNNASLELMHDIIVFAMLHGTADSKGRWADEPIKFLCPSPGYDRHFAITESLGVEMIPIAIGHDGPDVHAIAELVAADPRIKGLWAVPNYSNPTGVTFSEEVVRELVSMPAAAPDFRLFWDNAYAVHPLTDTAAPVIDVLGLAAAAGNPNRPFVFASTSKITFAGSGVSFFGSSTENLTWYLKYAAKKSIGPDKVNQLRHLRFFGDADGVRRHMQAHRALLEPKFKLVLRILEDRLGASKVASWTEPKGGYFISLDVVEGTAARVVALAKEAGIALTPAGSAFPYGKDPEDKNIRIAPSFPSLADLEKAMDGLATCVLLAATEKSLAA; from the coding sequence ATGCCTCGGCAAACGCAGATCGGTTTGATGAGCCATGCGGAACTCGTATCCGAACACGAGACGCAGACCGCGAACTACGCGAAGCTCCAGACCGAGAAGCTCACGCTGGATCTGACGAGAGGTAAGCCCTCACCGGAGCAACTCGACCTCTCGACCGGTCTGCTCGCGCTGCCCGGCGCCGACGACTATCGCGACGGTAAGGGCACCGACTGCCGCAATTACGGCGGTCTGCACGGACTTCCGGAACTGCGCGCGATCTTCGGTGAGCTGCTCGGGATTCCGGTGGAGAATCTGCTGGCCGGCAACAACGCCAGCCTGGAATTGATGCACGACATCATCGTGTTCGCGATGCTGCACGGCACCGCCGACTCGAAGGGCCGCTGGGCCGACGAGCCGATCAAGTTCCTGTGCCCGAGCCCCGGCTACGACCGCCACTTCGCGATCACCGAGTCGCTCGGTGTGGAGATGATCCCGATCGCCATCGGCCACGACGGCCCGGATGTGCACGCGATCGCGGAACTGGTCGCCGCCGACCCGCGGATCAAGGGCCTGTGGGCGGTACCGAACTACTCCAACCCGACCGGCGTCACCTTCTCCGAAGAGGTTGTGCGCGAGCTGGTTTCGATGCCCGCCGCGGCACCGGACTTCCGCTTGTTCTGGGACAACGCCTACGCGGTGCACCCGCTGACCGATACCGCGGCTCCGGTGATCGACGTGCTCGGCCTGGCCGCGGCGGCCGGAAATCCGAACCGGCCCTTCGTGTTCGCCTCCACCTCGAAGATCACCTTCGCGGGTTCCGGGGTCAGTTTCTTCGGATCGTCCACCGAGAACCTGACCTGGTACCTGAAATACGCGGCGAAGAAGAGCATCGGCCCGGACAAGGTGAACCAGCTGCGGCACCTGCGCTTCTTCGGCGATGCCGACGGGGTGCGCCGGCACATGCAGGCGCATCGGGCGCTGCTGGAGCCGAAATTCAAACTGGTGCTGCGGATTCTGGAGGATCGCCTCGGCGCGTCGAAGGTCGCCTCGTGGACCGAACCGAAGGGCGGCTACTTCATCAGCCTCGACGTGGTCGAGGGGACGGCCGCGCGGGTGGTGGCGCTGGCGAAGGAGGCCGGGATCGCGCTGACGCCGGCCGGCTCGGCGTTCCCGTACGGAAAGGATCCGGAGGACAAGAACATTCGGATCGCTCCCAGCTTCCCGTCTCTGGCCGATCTGGAGAAGGCGATGGACGGCCTGGCGACCTGCGTGCTGCTGGCGGCCACCGAGAAGTCCCTGGCCGCGTAG
- a CDS encoding TfoX/Sxy family DNA transformation protein, giving the protein MKHQRPGTGGSVRDGLKLHRHTVRWSGRAHTVITLRPGTRARFSTNRFHETWHVLSDDHGARLLARLLWGLAYQGRPGTVVLIDRPFLSPNPFDADPADPIVLVPGWCTPFDDYAARQLRRRLPLSRSEGTVRWHTFGLDRTLEPGASEIWWKQRRYRDGEGDIARRHGLLVVQPRTPDDARAWALLAAELDTTRFGTDYTYLDPWDQGHDGEIQIFRRFRPMVGVARRARTQVLSRPGAPTDPDALRASVWSEAEQVRGDAHLRVRQWQGRGWGLGDAAAAMLAPAGVTTVDELADVGPVEAYRRMRAAEVKGLGLDMLWAMDAALTYRDRSAVDAERRRELLSELGPPPPSRPPRRRRYRAPIRRTPAYDRT; this is encoded by the coding sequence ATGAAACACCAGCGCCCCGGCACCGGCGGATCCGTCCGCGACGGTCTCAAACTGCACCGGCATACGGTGCGGTGGTCCGGTCGCGCCCACACCGTGATCACCCTCCGTCCGGGGACCCGTGCTCGCTTCAGCACCAACCGTTTCCACGAGACGTGGCATGTTCTGTCCGATGATCACGGCGCGCGACTGCTGGCTCGGCTGCTGTGGGGACTGGCCTATCAGGGACGTCCGGGCACCGTTGTGCTCATCGACCGCCCGTTTCTCAGCCCGAATCCGTTCGATGCCGATCCGGCCGATCCCATTGTCCTGGTTCCGGGTTGGTGCACGCCGTTCGACGATTACGCGGCACGGCAGCTGCGACGCCGGCTTCCGCTGTCGCGATCCGAGGGCACTGTGCGCTGGCACACCTTCGGGCTGGACCGGACGCTGGAACCCGGCGCATCGGAGATCTGGTGGAAACAGCGGCGGTATCGGGACGGCGAGGGCGATATCGCCCGCCGTCACGGTCTGCTCGTCGTCCAGCCGCGCACTCCCGACGACGCCCGGGCCTGGGCATTGCTCGCGGCGGAACTGGACACGACCCGGTTCGGCACCGATTACACCTATCTCGATCCCTGGGACCAAGGCCACGACGGTGAGATCCAGATATTCCGCCGGTTCCGTCCCATGGTGGGCGTGGCCCGCCGGGCGCGAACCCAGGTGCTGTCCCGCCCCGGCGCACCCACCGATCCCGACGCTCTGCGAGCGTCGGTGTGGAGCGAGGCCGAACAGGTCCGCGGCGACGCGCACCTGCGCGTGCGGCAATGGCAGGGCCGCGGCTGGGGCCTGGGCGATGCCGCCGCCGCCATGCTCGCGCCCGCGGGTGTGACCACTGTCGACGAGCTGGCCGACGTGGGCCCCGTCGAGGCGTACCGCCGCATGCGCGCCGCCGAGGTGAAGGGCCTCGGCCTCGACATGCTGTGGGCGATGGACGCCGCCCTCACCTATCGCGATCGCAGCGCGGTGGACGCCGAGCGCCGCCGGGAGCTCTTGTCCGAACTCGGCCCGCCGCCGCCCTCACGGCCGCCTCGCCGCCGCCGCTACCGAGCCCCCATCCGCCGGACCCCGGCGTACGACCGAACCTGA
- a CDS encoding RNA polymerase sigma-70 factor, producing MSEQIDKTTEAFVTHRNLLFTVAYEMLGSAADAEDVLQETWMRWVDVDLREVRDQRAYLVRITTRQALTRLRTLGRRKESYVGPWLPEPLLTTPDVAEDVELADSVSTAMLLVLETLAPTERAVFVLREVFDLGYDEIAAAVDKTPAAVRQIAHRARAHVAARRPRGAVSADESRRAIEAFQQAIATGDLQNLVDMLAPDVVLLGDGGGVVQAVPRPITGADKVARVLRAGLPRLSTEATVESALINGWPALVIRIGGQVDDVLTVRIDDGLITGLYVVRNPEKLSRLGHRTTVSR from the coding sequence ATGAGCGAGCAGATCGATAAGACCACCGAGGCGTTCGTGACGCATCGCAACCTGCTGTTCACGGTCGCCTACGAGATGCTGGGCTCGGCGGCCGATGCGGAGGACGTGCTCCAGGAGACCTGGATGCGCTGGGTGGACGTCGACCTGCGGGAGGTGCGTGATCAGCGCGCCTATCTCGTCCGCATCACCACGCGGCAGGCGCTGACCCGGCTGCGCACGCTCGGGCGCCGCAAGGAGTCCTACGTCGGGCCGTGGTTGCCCGAGCCGCTGCTGACCACGCCCGATGTGGCCGAGGACGTCGAGCTGGCGGACAGCGTGTCGACGGCGATGCTGCTGGTCCTGGAAACCCTCGCCCCGACCGAGCGGGCGGTCTTCGTGCTGCGCGAGGTCTTCGACCTGGGATACGACGAGATCGCCGCGGCGGTCGACAAGACACCGGCCGCGGTACGCCAGATCGCCCACCGCGCACGGGCACACGTGGCGGCGCGCCGCCCGCGCGGAGCGGTGTCGGCGGACGAGTCACGCCGTGCGATCGAGGCCTTCCAGCAGGCGATCGCCACCGGCGATCTGCAGAATCTGGTCGACATGCTGGCACCGGACGTGGTGCTGCTCGGCGACGGTGGTGGCGTGGTACAGGCGGTGCCGCGGCCGATCACCGGCGCCGACAAGGTGGCGCGGGTGCTGCGGGCGGGCCTGCCACGACTCAGCACCGAGGCGACGGTCGAGTCGGCACTGATCAACGGCTGGCCCGCGCTGGTCATCCGGATCGGCGGCCAGGTCGACGATGTGCTGACCGTGCGCATCGACGACGGCCTGATCACCGGGCTCTATGTCGTCCGCAACCCGGAGAAGCTGTCGCGTCTCGGACATCGGACCACGGTCAGTCGCTGA
- a CDS encoding maleylpyruvate isomerase family mycothiol-dependent enzyme: MAHTERAALADDLAELDDAQWAQRSLCGQWTVEEVVAHLTAAASTSRLRWLRSVLAARFDFDEHNARRLTEHRGATPAETLVRFRSIIGSTTSASSRHTAAWLGEVIVHAQDIRRPLGLAGAPALAAVTEVARFYAERNFAVASRTAIDGLRLEATDGPFTAGAGTEVRGTTLALTMAMAGRAVYCDDLTGPGVPTLRGRL; encoded by the coding sequence ATGGCGCACACGGAGCGTGCGGCGCTGGCCGACGACCTCGCCGAGCTGGACGACGCGCAGTGGGCGCAGCGCTCACTGTGCGGGCAGTGGACGGTGGAGGAGGTCGTCGCACACCTGACCGCGGCGGCCAGCACCAGCCGACTCCGTTGGCTGCGTAGCGTTCTCGCTGCGCGCTTCGATTTCGACGAGCACAATGCCCGGCGCCTGACCGAACATCGCGGCGCGACACCGGCGGAAACTCTGGTGCGCTTCCGGTCGATCATCGGCAGCACCACCTCGGCCTCCAGCCGCCACACCGCGGCCTGGCTGGGTGAGGTGATCGTCCACGCTCAGGACATCCGCCGACCGCTGGGACTGGCCGGTGCCCCCGCGCTCGCGGCGGTCACCGAGGTAGCGCGGTTCTACGCCGAGCGGAATTTCGCGGTTGCCAGCCGCACCGCGATCGACGGTCTGCGTCTCGAGGCGACCGATGGTCCCTTCACCGCAGGCGCCGGGACCGAGGTCCGGGGCACGACGCTGGCACTGACGATGGCCATGGCCGGCCGAGCGGTCTACTGCGACGATCTCACCGGCCCGGGCGTGCCGACGCTACGCGGGCGTCTCTGA
- a CDS encoding MerR family transcriptional regulator, translated as MRPIDLAREHGLSAQAVRNYEDAGVFPPAARTETGYRSYTPVHAQALRTFLALRAGHGHGQAVEIMRAVNDADLESAYRLIDAAHVALRTERDTRTEVAAALDSLSTTAPAIPGRPLTVGELARRLDLHPATVRAWETEGILHPDRERGTGYRRYDAEAVRDAEIARQLRRGGYRLHQVARFLESLRAAGGTEALDAFLDSWQHRLDTRSRRLLSGAGQLDSYLTMRERFSETPA; from the coding sequence CTGCGGCCCATCGATCTGGCCCGGGAGCACGGATTGTCCGCCCAGGCGGTGCGCAATTACGAGGACGCGGGCGTCTTCCCGCCGGCCGCGCGCACCGAGACCGGCTACCGGTCCTACACCCCCGTGCACGCGCAGGCGCTGCGCACCTTCCTCGCCCTGCGCGCGGGCCACGGGCACGGGCAGGCGGTGGAGATCATGCGCGCGGTCAACGACGCCGACCTCGAATCCGCCTACCGGCTCATCGATGCCGCGCACGTCGCCCTGCGCACCGAACGCGACACCCGCACCGAGGTCGCCGCGGCACTGGACAGCCTGTCCACCACGGCCCCGGCGATCCCCGGCCGCCCGCTGACCGTCGGCGAACTCGCGCGCCGGCTCGACCTGCATCCGGCCACGGTGCGGGCTTGGGAGACGGAGGGCATCCTGCACCCGGACCGCGAGCGTGGCACCGGCTACCGCCGCTACGACGCCGAGGCCGTGCGCGATGCCGAGATAGCGCGACAACTGCGCCGCGGCGGATATCGGCTGCACCAGGTCGCGCGATTCCTGGAATCGTTGCGCGCGGCCGGCGGCACGGAGGCACTCGACGCCTTCCTCGACTCCTGGCAGCACCGCCTCGATACCCGCAGCCGCCGATTGCTCAGCGGCGCAGGCCAACTCGACAGCTATCTGACGATGCGCGAGCGATTCTCAGAGACGCCCGCGTAG
- a CDS encoding erythromycin esterase family protein, giving the protein MSTNSTSTATTLRGIGRQLGDSAALGRAVDELLGTRSESPVLFGLGEPTHGIEAFPLLRNEILRHLVDRGYRSIAVETDIFAASVVDDYVHGGTGDIDTVLATGFSHRFGEVPGNRELVEWLRAHNAELPQRDRVRFHGFDAPLEFAAAPSPRRALFAVHDRLPAALRPESARDLDTLLGEEAEWTNEEAMYDPAVSIGDSDRARALRIAADDLAGALRRAAPTLRPLDQAGYDLTAAYARTALGLLRYHAAMASPASDRIGRLLAVRAEMMADNLLALVEQERRHGPTLVFAHNVHLQRAQSGMPVGADEVSWGSAGALVGLALGERYVFVATDARPQAEPDTFQGMLAEATTRRALFPAAELLAALPPSIRTGEPIVRGHIPLAPADVTGADAILFVADTDGKQHRYW; this is encoded by the coding sequence ATGTCCACGAACTCCACGTCCACCGCCACCACATTGCGTGGAATCGGCCGCCAACTCGGTGACTCCGCCGCCTTGGGCCGCGCCGTCGACGAACTGCTCGGCACACGGTCCGAGTCGCCGGTGTTGTTCGGTCTGGGCGAACCGACGCACGGGATCGAGGCATTCCCGTTGCTGCGCAACGAGATTCTTCGGCATCTGGTCGACCGCGGATACCGGTCGATCGCCGTGGAAACCGATATCTTCGCCGCGTCCGTCGTCGACGACTACGTGCACGGGGGAACCGGCGATATCGACACCGTGCTCGCGACCGGGTTCAGTCATCGGTTCGGCGAGGTGCCGGGCAACCGGGAACTCGTCGAGTGGCTCCGGGCGCACAATGCAGAACTGCCACAACGGGATCGGGTTCGCTTCCACGGGTTCGACGCGCCACTGGAGTTCGCCGCGGCGCCGAGCCCGCGCCGCGCCCTGTTCGCCGTCCACGATCGGCTGCCCGCGGCATTGCGGCCCGAATCGGCCCGCGACCTCGACACATTGCTCGGCGAGGAGGCGGAGTGGACGAACGAGGAGGCCATGTACGACCCGGCGGTCTCCATCGGTGACTCCGACCGGGCGCGGGCATTGCGGATCGCCGCGGACGATCTCGCGGGTGCGCTGCGGCGCGCGGCGCCCACCCTGCGCCCCCTGGACCAGGCCGGTTACGACCTGACCGCCGCCTACGCGCGGACCGCGCTGGGGCTGCTCCGCTATCATGCCGCGATGGCGAGTCCCGCCTCCGATCGGATCGGTCGCCTGCTCGCCGTGCGCGCCGAGATGATGGCGGACAACCTGCTGGCGCTGGTCGAGCAGGAGCGGCGGCACGGGCCGACCCTGGTGTTCGCGCACAACGTGCACTTGCAGCGGGCACAGTCCGGTATGCCGGTCGGCGCGGACGAGGTGAGCTGGGGTAGCGCCGGTGCGCTCGTCGGACTCGCGCTCGGCGAACGCTATGTCTTCGTGGCGACCGATGCCCGCCCGCAGGCCGAGCCGGACACCTTCCAGGGCATGCTGGCCGAGGCGACGACTCGCCGGGCACTGTTCCCGGCGGCGGAACTGCTCGCCGCCCTGCCCCCATCGATCCGCACGGGCGAACCGATCGTGCGCGGCCATATTCCGCTCGCCCCGGCGGATGTGACCGGGGCCGACGCGATCCTCTTCGTGGCCGATACCGACGGCAAGCAGCATCGGTACTGGTAG
- a CDS encoding DoxX family protein gives MTAVTATQTTAAVGPGKIRNRVLWTLQIVLGLFFVIASGGPKLVIPQTLMENNATAFSIPLALLVFIGLAEVAGGIGLMVPRLTAAAAIGLAIVTFLAAGFNAFLAGTPELAPFPLALTAIFAWIAYERRASITALGALLER, from the coding sequence ATGACCGCCGTCACCGCCACCCAGACCACCGCCGCCGTCGGCCCCGGCAAGATCCGCAACCGCGTCCTGTGGACCCTGCAGATCGTGCTCGGTCTGTTCTTCGTCATCGCCTCCGGCGGCCCGAAGCTCGTCATCCCGCAGACCCTGATGGAAAACAATGCCACTGCCTTCTCGATCCCGTTGGCGCTGCTGGTCTTCATCGGTCTCGCCGAGGTCGCGGGCGGGATCGGACTCATGGTGCCCCGCCTGACCGCGGCCGCCGCGATCGGCCTGGCGATCGTCACCTTCCTCGCCGCCGGCTTCAACGCCTTCCTGGCCGGCACCCCGGAATTGGCTCCCTTCCCGCTGGCGCTCACTGCGATCTTCGCCTGGATCGCCTACGAACGCCGGGCCTCGATCACCGCCTTGGGCGCGCTGCTCGAGCGATGA